The genomic region TTCGGAATAATGGAAGCCAGATTGGCATTGCCGCAACGCTCTCCATAACCGTTCATCGTTCCTTGAACCTGACGAGCTCCGGCTTGTACAGCGCTGAGTGTATTAGCTACAGCCAGTTCACAATCATTGTGTGTATGAATGCCGAGCTGTGCATGAGGAAGGCTTCTGTGCAGTGTAGATACGATCTCGTGCACCTCGTTCGGCATCGTTCCGCCATTGGTATCACACATGACTAGCCAGTCCGCTCCAGCCTCATGAGCCTTGGTCAAGACAGCTTGAGCATACTCGGGATTATGTTTGAATCCGTCAAAGAAGTGTTCAGCATCGAAGATCACCTCCATACCATTCTGTTTCAGATAGGCGATGGAATCATAGATCATGGATAAGTTTTCTTCGAGTGTGGTCTGCAAAGCCGTATGCACATGGAAGTCCCATGATTTACCGACCAGGGTGGCAGCCTGCGCGCCCGATTCGATCATGCGCTTCAGGTTGGCGTCTTCACTAGCGATGCTGCCTTTACGGCGTGTACTACCAAAAGCAACGACCTTTGCGTTCAGGTTTAATTCCTTGACTCTTTTGAAAAACTCAATGTCCTTGGTATTGCTGCCTGGAATTCCGCCTTCAATATAATGGACACCCAGGTCATCAAGCTTCTTGGCAATTTTGAGTTTGTCGTCTGCCGATAAGCTGACACCCTCCCCTTGTGTGCCGTCACGTAAAGTCGTATCGAAGATGGAAATGGCCTTTGACATGAAGATCCTCCTTTGAGATAAAGCGCTTTTTTAAAAGTTTGGATTGTAAGTTGGGAAAAGCTGTTAAGTACGTTAATGGACGAATCCTTCGATTCGGCAACGCTACACTGTGTTAAACTCAATGCGCTGATTTGTCCTAAAGTCGTCAATTTGTATAATTAATTATTATAGCACCATTATAGCCAAATGCTACATAGAATTCGCAGTATCATGTAACAATTAACGGATTTTAGAGAAAAAAGAAGGATGTTAATCATAATCCGGATGTATGTTATAATCTATTATTGAGTTTTAATTGGAATATATGGAAGAAAAGGAGGGTTGATTATTCGATCTTTAATCAATTTTCGCAGAAAATAAAAGCCCGTGACTGAATTTACATAACGGGTTTGATATACTATAGAAGAAAGCGAATTACGTTTCATTAATTAGTGTGCATGAAAGGGCGGGGTTCATGATGTCTTCAGAGGGCAATCCTCCAGCGAATGTGGATCAATATTACCCTACTGCCGGACGGGTGATTCTGCATGTGGATATGAATGCTTTCTACTGCTCTGTACATGAAGCGGAGGAACCGGATCTATATAGAGGAAAAGCAACAGCCGTTGCGGGCAGCAGTGAACTGCGCAAGGGTGTAATCGTCACCTGCTCATATACCGCCCGTAACCGAGGGATCTCAACAGGTATGGTTGTAAACCAAGCCATGAAGAAGTGCCCTGATCTCATTGTGATTCGTCCTGATTTTCATTTATATCGCAAATATTCAAGAAACTTCATGCAAATTGCGTATAGTTATACCCCTCTACTTGAGGCGACGTCCATTGATGAGTGCTATCTTGATATTACAGGTTCGAGGCAATTCGGGAATCCAATGGAGATTGCGGAGAGCATTCAGCGTAGAATCAAGGATGAGTTGGGGCTTCCTTGTTCCATTGGCATTGCACCCAACAAGTTATTGGCGAAAATGGCTTCAGATCTGAAAAAACCGAACGGTATCTCCATTTTACGGATGAGGGATGTACCTCGGATTCTTTGGCACAGGCCATGTAACGAAATGTTTGGCATTGGTAAAAAGACGGCTGAAAAGCTGAAAAAATTGGGCATTGAAACGATTGGTCAATTGGCCAAATCGGATGAAAACATGTTGACCGAACTATTCGGAGTCAATGGAGCGTGGCTCAAAAATTCTGCGAATGGCATTAACCATTCTCCGGTTCACGCTGAACGGGAAGCCAATAAATCCATTGGGCATACGACTACTTTACCGGCGGATGTATCAGATGTGAATGATATTCATCGGGTTTTCCTCAATATAAGTGACCAGGTAGCCAGAAGATTGCGCAAGCACGAAATGTTTAGCCAGGGTATTCAGATTACGATTCGGACACCGGATATGAAGACGATCACCCGATCACGTTTGATGGAAGTACCAACGGAGGATGCATCGGTCATCTATCGTGAAGCCTGTCAATTATTTGCGAAGCATTGGGGTAGTGGAAAGCCCGTCCGTATGCTGGGTGTGACACTCCAAAACC from Paenibacillus sp. FSL R5-0341 harbors:
- a CDS encoding DNA polymerase IV — encoded protein: MSSEGNPPANVDQYYPTAGRVILHVDMNAFYCSVHEAEEPDLYRGKATAVAGSSELRKGVIVTCSYTARNRGISTGMVVNQAMKKCPDLIVIRPDFHLYRKYSRNFMQIAYSYTPLLEATSIDECYLDITGSRQFGNPMEIAESIQRRIKDELGLPCSIGIAPNKLLAKMASDLKKPNGISILRMRDVPRILWHRPCNEMFGIGKKTAEKLKKLGIETIGQLAKSDENMLTELFGVNGAWLKNSANGINHSPVHAEREANKSIGHTTTLPADVSDVNDIHRVFLNISDQVARRLRKHEMFSQGIQITIRTPDMKTITRSRLMEVPTEDASVIYREACQLFAKHWGSGKPVRMLGVTLQNLIPREESAVQMDLFEYEQKPKKDNLIRIMDQLRDKFGENAVVTAGMLGDDPSVLLRNHKVRGTSLQKDNLQSLD